GGGCACGCTGGCGGCCGACCTGAAGGTCGGCATGGAGATGGAGCTGACGACGATGCCGCTGTTCACCGGCGACGACGGCGTGGAGCGGATCGTCTACGCGTGGAAGGTCTCGGCATGAGCACTCCTGAGCCGCTCTACATCCTCGGCGCCGGCATGCACCCCTGGGGCAAATGGGGCCGCGACTTCACCGAATACGGAGTGGTGGCCGCCCGTGCCGCGCTGGCCGAGGCCGGGCTGGACTGGCGGCAGATTCAGCTGGTCGCCGGCGCCGACACCATCCGCAACGGCTATCCGGGCTTCATCGCGGGGTCGACGTTCGCGCAGAAGCTGGGCTGGAACGGGGTGCCGGTGTCGTCGTCGTATGCGGCGTGCGCGTCCGGTTCGCAGGCCCTGCAGAGCGCCCGCGCCCACATCCTGGCCGGATTCTGCGATGTCGCGCTGGTGATCGGCGCCGACACCACGCCGAAGGGGGCGTTCGCGCCGGTCGGCGGCGAGCGCAAGAACGATCCCGACTGGCAGCGTTTCCATCTCATCGGCGCGATGAACCCGGTCTACTTCGCCCTGCTGGCGCGGCGCCGGATGGACCTGTACGGCGCGACGTCGGAGGACTTCGCGCAGGTGAAGGTGAAAAACTCCCGGCACGGGTTGCAGAACCCGAATGCCCGCTACCGCAAGGAATCCTCGGTGGAGGACGTGCTGGCCAGCCCGGTGGTGTCCGACCCGTTGCGTCAGCTGGACATCTGCGCCACCTCCGACGGCGCGGCCGCCCTGATCGTGGCCAGCGCGGACTTCGCCCGCAAGCACCTCGGCTCGCTGGACGGTGTTCCGTCCGTGCGTGCGGTCAGCACGGTGACGCCGCGATACCCGCAGCATCTGCCCGAATTACCGGATATCGCAACGGATTCCACCGCGGTGGTGCCCGGACCCGAGCGGGTGTTCAAGGACCAGATCCTGGACGCCGCGTACGCCGAGGCCGGCATCGGGCCCGAGGACGTCAGCCTGGCCGAGGTGTACGACCTGTCGACTGCTTTGGAACTCGACTGGTATGAGCACCTGGGGTTGTGCGGTCGCGGCGAGGCCGAGGCGCTGTTGCGCTCCGGGGCAACGGCTTTGGGTGGCCGCGTTCCGGTGAACCCGTCTGGCGGTCTGGCCTGCTTCGGTGAGGCCATTCCCGCACAGGCGATTGCGCAGGTGTGCGAGCTGACCTGGCAGCTGCGGGGACAGGCGACGGGCCGGCAGGTGGAAGGCGCGAAGGTGGGCGTCACCGCGAACCAGGGGCTGTTCGGGCACGGGTCGTCGGTGATCGTCGCCCGCTAGGGGCTTTCGCGCCGTTTCTGTTGCCTCGAGCGGCCCCAAATGTACGGTCGCAGTGGGCTTTTGCCGTACATATCAGGACGCTCGACGCGCAAGGGGCGCGTCCAAGGTCAAGCGTCCTTGGGCGTATCGAGGGTTTCCAGTACCACCTCGGCGACACGCTTCATCGACGTCCGGCGGTCCATGGCGGCGCGCTGAATCCACTTGAACGCCTCGGGCTCGGTCATGCCCTGCTTCACCTGCAGCAGGCCCTTGGCGCGTTCGATCAGCTTGCGGGTCTCCAGCCGGTCCGACAACGTCGCCACTTCTTTTTTCCAGGGCGGTGATCTCACTGAACCGGCTCATCGCCAGTTCGATCGCCGGGATCAGGTCGCTGGCAGTGAACGGTTTGACCAGGTACGCCATTGCCCCGGCGTCCCGCGCCCGCTCGACGAGGTCGCGCTGGCTGAAGGCGGTCAGCACCACGATCGGCGCGATGCGCTTGCTCGCGATCTCCGAGGCCGCGTCGATACCGTCGCGGCGCGGCATCTTCACATCCATGATCACCAGATCGGGCTGGTGTTGTTCGGCCAACTCCACGGCTTCCTGGCCGTCGCCGGCCTCACCGACGATCTCGTAACCCTCCTCACGCAGCATCTCAGCCAAGTCCATGCGGATCAGCGCTTCGTCTTCGGCGATCAGGACCCGCCGCGTCGGAGCGGCGGCGGCATCGGAGGTGGGGTCCGTCATGACGGATATTCTGTCGTGACGCCTGTGACGGGGAACCCGGGGGGTTCCTCTATGGTGTACTCCGGACCGAAACCGGTTAGCAGCCCTCGTATCCCAACTGGCAGAGGAAACGGATTCAAAACCCGTACAGTGTGAGTTCGAATCTCACCGAGGGCACCAGAGATCCCGCTATCAAGACCGAGCCGTCAATGCTTGTATTCGGGGCATGTGGGAGATCTCGCCGACGTACCTGGCCGACGTACCTGGCGCCGGCGGATCGGCGCTAGATGGCCAACCCGTTGAGCCCATTGACCCCCAGCAGGCCGCCGCTACCACCGTCACCCGGAGTCCCCGGCGTGCCGCCGGTTCCAGCGTTGCCGCCGTTGCCGCCGATGCCGATCACCAAGGCGTTGCCTCCCGCTGCACCGTTGCCGGCGTTGGTCGCGCCCGCGCCGCCGGCGCCACCCGCTCCCCGTTGCCCACCAACGGACCTGCCGCGCCGCCGACCCCGCCCTGCCCGCCGACCTGAGTCACGCTAAATCCGCCCAGACCACCGGTCCCGCCATCGCCGAGCAGCGCAACGTTACCGCCCGCTCCGCCCGCGCCGCCGGCATTGTGCTCGCTCACTCCTCCATCGCCTCCGGCCCCGCCGACGCCGAACACTGCGCCCCCGCTACCACCGCTGCCGCCGGTGCCGCCGATTCCGTTGAAGCCGATTCCGCCGTCTCCACCGACGCCGCCGGCACCGAACAACAAGCCGCCGGTGCCACCATTGCCTCCCGCGACACCAGCGTTGTCGTAGCCGAGCCCGCCGGCCCCTCCGGCGCCACCGTTTCCGGCGAGCAGCCCGGCGTTGCCGCCGCCGCCCCGACACCGCCCGCGGCCTCGCCGAATCCGCCGGAACCTCCGTCGCCGCCGCCGCCACTCAGCAAGCCGGCCGCCCCGCCGGACCCGCCCGCGCCCCCGACACCGCTCAGACCGAAGCCGAGCCCCCGACACCGCCGGCCCCGCCGCCGCTCAGCAAGCCGCCGGCCCCGCCCGCGCCGCCGGCACCGCCGACCCCACTACCGGAGAACGCGAAGCCACCCGGGCCGCCGGATCCGCCATCGCCCAGCAGCGCCCCACCGGCGCCCCCAGCGCCACCGGCGCCGCCGTTGCCCGCGGTCGGAGCTCCCCCTCCGATACCGCCGGCACCGCCGGTGCCCAGCACCCCGGCAGCACCGCCGACGCCGCCCGGGTGGCCGGCCGTACCGGATCCACCGGCCCCACCGTCGCCGAGCAGCAGGCCTCCCGGCGAGCCGGTCAATCCCGATCCCGGCGCCGCGTTGGCGCCATTGCCGATGAGCGGGCGCCCCAGCACCGCTTCGGTCGGCACGTTGAGGGCGGTGAACAGCGGCTGTAGCGGACTGGCGATGCCGCTCGCCCCGGCGCCGCCGTTCGCTGAGACGCCGTAACCGGCCTCACCGCCGTTGCCGGCCACGCCGATCAAGAAAGCTCTTCCGCCGGTGCCGCCGGTGCCGCCGTGGCCGGGGCTCCACCCACCGGTCCCGCCGGAACCGCCGTCGCCCAGCAGCAGACCGCCCTGGCCCCCAGCGCCACCGGTCGCGCCCGCTATCTGGCCGGATCCGCCCGATCCACCGATCCCACCGAAACCGAGCAACAGGGCATTGCCGCCGGCACCCCCGCACCGCCGATATTGCTGCCGAAGCCCCCGCGCCGCCCGAACCGCCGTTGGACCACAGCAGGCCGGCGTTACCGCCGTACCCACCTGCGCCGCCGAGTCCGTCTTCGGCGGACCCGCCCGCCCACCACCGCCGCCGGCGCCGAACAGCAGTCCTGCGTTGCCGCCCGCGCCTCCCGCACCACCGTTATCCCCAGTTCCGGCCGCGTGTCCGCCCGTGCCGCCGGCCCCACCGGGACCGGCGAGCAGACCGGCGTTGCCGCCGGCACCGCCCGCACCGCCCGCACCCGCATCGCCGTATCCGCCGGCCCCGCCGTGGCCGCCGCCGGCACCGATCAGCCCGCCGAGCAGCCCGCCGGCCCCACCCGCACCGCCGGCACCGCCGTTGACACCGCCGAAGCCGCCGGCGCCGCCGAGGCCCCCCGCGCCGAACAGTCCACCGGCACCACCGATCCCACCGGCTCCTCCTGTTCCGGAAGCGGAAGCCCCTCCGGCACCGCCCACGCCGCCGGTGCCGGCCAGCAGACCACCCGCACCGCCCGCACCACCGGCGCCGGCGGTACCCGATGCCACCTTGCCGCCGGCACCGCCTGCCCCGCCGGTACCGAGCAGCCCGGCCGCGCCACCGGCGCCACCGTTATGACCCGGCGCTCCGGACCCGCCGGACCCACCATTGCCGATCAAGATGCCTCCGGCAGCGCCGTTCTGCCCGGTGCCCGGAGTGCCGTTGGCGCCGTTGCCGATCAGCGGACGACCCAACAGGAGCTCAGTGGGCGCATTGATCACCCCGAACACCGCCTGGCTCAAGAATTGCAGCGGATTCGAACCGGCAGCCTCGGCGGCGGCGTACGCACCTCCGCCGGCGCTGAGCAACTGCGCGAATTGCTCGTGATACGCGAAGGCCTGCCCACTGAGCGCTTGAAAGTCCTGGCCATGCCCCTCGAAAAGCGCCGCAATCAACGTCGATACCTCATCCTGGGCGGCCGACAGAATCGCCGTGGTCGGCCCGAGCGCGGCCGCGGTGGCCCCCTGCAAACCCGAAGCCAGTCCGACCAGATCGGTCCCGGCCGCGGAGACCACGTCCGGAGCCGCGAATACGAACGACATAGCGGCGCCCTCCCGTCAGCGCGCCCCACCAAGAGGCGCCTACTGGGCAGTTTGGACCCGCGCGGCAGACCGAATAAATCGGGAGAATTCTCTATTTATCGGTCTGCCGCGACCATCAGCCCGGAATACCGGCACAACCCCTGGTCGTTGCGGTCAAGGTACGCGGCAACACCGCTCGCTAATCTCGGCCAACGGTTAGGCTTTACCCCATGGGCGCAAAAAAGTGCGCTGCCCTCAAAGCTGGCAACGACGACCCGGTTCGCCGGCCCGACTGCGTCGCCGCGGTCCGAGCCCAAACCAAAGACCTGCGGCAGCACTACGCGGACGCCGCTGCCCGCCGGGCGCGCATTCTCGACATCGCTGCCTGGATGGCCGTCCTGGTGAGCGGGAGCTTCGTTGCCGTCCAGCTGCTCACCGGCTCGTGGTTGTGGCAGGTCATCTCGATCAATATCGCCGCGGCGCTGGTCTTTGCGTTCGTTCCGATGCTGCACCGCTTCGGCGAACTGGTGGCACCGCTGACCTTTATCTTCGCCGCCTACGCCACCGTGCTGGCCAGCTGCTGGGACGTGGGAACCGGTTCGGGCGCCCAGCTGTTCTTCATCGTCGGGTCATGTCTGGCCGTATTGCTGCTGGGTATCGAGCACATCGTGCTGGCCAGTTTCCTGGCGGCGCTCGGCGCCGGGCTGGTGATCATGTCCGAGTTCGTGATCCCGCGCAGCACCGGCCTGCAGCCGGATTGGGCGCAGTCCACGGGTTTTGTCGTCACCACCATTTCGGCGTGCGTGATGGTGGTCGCCACGGTTTACTTCGCGTTGCGCGACACCGCCCGGGCCGAGGCGGTCATGGAGGAACAGTACGAGCGCTCCGAGGCACTGCTGGCCAACATGTTGCCGGCCAGCATCGCCGAACGGCTCAAGGAACCCGAGCGGCGCGTCATCGCCGACAAGTACGACGAGGCCTCGGTGCTGTTCGCCGACATCGTCGGCTTCACCGAACGTGCCAGCAGCACCCCACCCGCCGACCTGGTCCGTTTCCTGGACCGCCTGTATAGCGCGTTCGACGCGCTGGTGGACAAGTACGAGCTGGAGAAGATCAAGGTCAGCGGCGACTCCTACATGGTCGTCAGCGGGGTTCCGCGCCCGCGGCCCGACCACGTGCACGCCTTAGCCGATTTCGCTCTCGACATGGCCGACGCCGCAGCCGCGCTCAAGGATCCGCACGGACGAGCGGTTCCACTACGGGTGGGACTGGCCACCGGTCCCGTCGTAGCCGGGGTGGTCGGCTCCCGCCGGTTCTTCTACGACGTCTGGGGCGACGCGGTCAACGTCGCATCCCGGATGGAGTCCACCGATTCGGTCGGGCAGATCCAGGTGCCCGACGAGGTCTACGAGCGGCTGAAGGACGATTTCGAACTGCGCGAACGCGGCTACATCGACGTCAAGGGCAAAGGCGTGATGCGCACCTGGTACCTGATGGGCCGCAAGCCGGTCGAGGAACCGGACAGTCTGCCGGCCGAAGACCTCCGTGTCGCACCCGTCTGAGGTCAAAAGACCCCTACCCCGGCTCCGCCACATGCGTCACACTGGCTGCATGGAAACTAGTCCCGCAACATTGTCGCCGCCTAGTCTGCTCCCCCACCTCTGGAAATCCACCCTGGTATCCGGGATCTTGTCGCTCGCGCTCGGCGCCGCCGTGGCGGCCTGGCCGGGTCAAACGGTCCTGGTGGCCGCCATCTTCTTCGGCGCCTACCTGCTGGTCACCGGCGCTGCCCAGGTCGTCTTCGCGTTCAGTCTGCACGTGTCGGCGGGCAGCCGGATTCTGCTGTTCATCAGCGGTGCCGCATCACTGATTCTGGCGGTGCTGGCGTTCCGTCACTTCGGCAACGCCGTGCTGTTGCTGGCGATCTGGATCGGGGTCGGGTTCATCTTCCGCGGTGTGGCCACCACGGTCTCGGCCATCAGCGATCCCGAACTTCCCGGTCGGGGCTGGGCGATCTTCATCGGCCTGATCAGCCTGTTGGCGGGGATCGTCGTGATGGCTTCCCCCTTCCAATCGATCATCACCCTGGCGTATGTGGTCGGCATCTGGCTCATCGTCATCGGTGTCTTCGAAATCGTGTCGTCGTTCGGCATCCGGAAGGCGTCCAAAAACCTCACCGGCTGATCAGCACGCCCATCGAGTTGGCGTCGGCCAGAACCGATTACTACACTCCGTCGTAGATTGTCCCGCAGCCCCGGGAGCTGACAGATGAACGTTGTTGATCTATCGCGCTGGCAGTTCGGTATCACCACCGTCTACCACTTCATTTTCGTGCCGCTCACCATCGGCCTGGCTCCACTGCTCGCCATCATGCAGACGGCCTGGGTGGTCACCGACAACGTCGCCTGGTACCGGCTGACGAAGTTCTTCGGGAAGCTGTTCCTGATCAATTTCGCCATCGGGGTGGCCACCGGCATCGTGCAGGAGTTCCAGTTCGGGATGAACTGGAGCGAGTATTCGAGGTTCGTCGGCGACGTGTTCGGCGCGCCGCTGGCGATGGAGGGCCTGCTGGCCTTCTTCTTCGAGTCGACCTTCATCGGATTGTGGATCTTCGGCTGGAGCCGACTGCCGAAACTGGTTCACCTGGCCTGCATTTGGATCGTCGCGATCTCGGTGAACGTTTCGGCGTATTTCATCATCACCGCGAACTCGTTCATGCA
The nucleotide sequence above comes from Mycobacterium kiyosense. Encoded proteins:
- a CDS encoding lipid-transfer protein: MHPWGKWGRDFTEYGVVAARAALAEAGLDWRQIQLVAGADTIRNGYPGFIAGSTFAQKLGWNGVPVSSSYAACASGSQALQSARAHILAGFCDVALVIGADTTPKGAFAPVGGERKNDPDWQRFHLIGAMNPVYFALLARRRMDLYGATSEDFAQVKVKNSRHGLQNPNARYRKESSVEDVLASPVVSDPLRQLDICATSDGAAALIVASADFARKHLGSLDGVPSVRAVSTVTPRYPQHLPELPDIATDSTAVVPGPERVFKDQILDAAYAEAGIGPEDVSLAEVYDLSTALELDWYEHLGLCGRGEAEALLRSGATALGGRVPVNPSGGLACFGEAIPAQAIAQVCELTWQLRGQATGRQVEGAKVGVTANQGLFGHGSSVIVAR
- a CDS encoding hypothetical protein (frameshifted, insertion at around 3380581) encodes the protein MSDRLETRKLIERAKGLLQVKQGMTEPEAFKWIQRAAMDRRTSMKRVAEVVLETLDTPKDA
- a CDS encoding hypothetical protein (frameshifted, insertion at around 3382289,3382677, deletion at around 3382658,3382667,3382676,3382678, 3382960,3381950,3381953,338 1955,3381956,3381958,3381959,3381833,3381962,3381964, 338183 8,3381839,3381841,3381842,3382754,3382379,3382387, 3382778,3 382780,3382781,3382654;~possible pseudo due to internal stop codon) — encoded protein: MSFVFAAPDVVSAAGTDLVGLASGLQGATAAALGPTTAILSAAQDEVSTLIAALFEGHGQDFQALSGQAFAYHEQFAQLLSAGGGAYAAAEAAGSNPLQFLSQAVFGVINAPTELLLGRPLIGNGANGTPGTGQNGAAGGILIGNGGSGGSGAPGHNGGAGGAAGLLGTGGAGGAGGKVASGTAGAGGAGGAGGLLAGTGGVGGAGGASASGTGGAGGIGGAGGLFGAGGLGGAGGFGGVNGGAGGAGGAGGLLGGLIGAGGGHGGAGGYGDAGAGGAGGAGGNAGLLAGPGGAGGTGGHAAGTGDNGGAGGAGGNAGLLFGAGGGGGRAGPPKTDSAAQVGTAVTPACCGPTAVRAARGLRQQYRRCGGAGGNALLLGFGGIGGSGGSGQIAGATGGAGGQGGLLLGDGGSGGTGGWSPGHGGTGGTGGRAFLIGVAGNGGEAGYGVSANGGAGASGIASPLQPLFTALNVPTEAVLGRPLIGNGANAAPGSGLTGSPGGLLLGDGGAGGSGTAGHPGGVGGAAGVLGTGGAGGIGGGAPTAGNGGAGGAGGAGGALLGDGGSGGPGGFAFSGSGVGGAGGAGGAGGLLSGGGAGGVGGSASV
- the cya gene encoding adenylate cyclase, with the protein product MGAKKCAALKAGNDDPVRRPDCVAAVRAQTKDLRQHYADAAARRARILDIAAWMAVLVSGSFVAVQLLTGSWLWQVISINIAAALVFAFVPMLHRFGELVAPLTFIFAAYATVLASCWDVGTGSGAQLFFIVGSCLAVLLLGIEHIVLASFLAALGAGLVIMSEFVIPRSTGLQPDWAQSTGFVVTTISACVMVVATVYFALRDTARAEAVMEEQYERSEALLANMLPASIAERLKEPERRVIADKYDEASVLFADIVGFTERASSTPPADLVRFLDRLYSAFDALVDKYELEKIKVSGDSYMVVSGVPRPRPDHVHALADFALDMADAAAALKDPHGRAVPLRVGLATGPVVAGVVGSRRFFYDVWGDAVNVASRMESTDSVGQIQVPDEVYERLKDDFELRERGYIDVKGKGVMRTWYLMGRKPVEEPDSLPAEDLRVAPV
- a CDS encoding membrane protein — encoded protein: MSPPSLLPHLWKSTLVSGILSLALGAAVAAWPGQTVLVAAIFFGAYLLVTGAAQVVFAFSLHVSAGSRILLFISGAASLILAVLAFRHFGNAVLLLAIWIGVGFIFRGVATTVSAISDPELPGRGWAIFIGLISLLAGIVVMASPFQSIITLAYVVGIWLIVIGVFEIVSSFGIRKASKNLTG